From uncultured Pseudodesulfovibrio sp.:
GACTTTGTAATAAGCGTAAAAAACGAGAGAAAATAGGATGAGTGCGACTTCAGCAAATTCCGGATGTTTCTTGGAAAGTGCGAAAAAGACAAATACGGAAAGTGGTAGAAAAATAAAAATAAATTCGAACGAATAAAACAGCATGAAATATTTGATTCCTAGTTAGGTCGCTCCCTAACAAGGAAAACGTCCATTATCAGTTGCATCATGTCAGGAATACGGAGTCGGGAAAGCCCTTTCCGCAATCAAAACCTTCTACTCAGCGGCCTTTGCCGTGTCCAGCAGTTCACGCAAACGCTTTGCAGCTTCAGGTTGAATTTTCTGTTCCAAAAGGATGGCTCGTGGTCCACCGCCTTTCACGCCGGTGTATGCTTCGTTCAAAACCGTCCGGTCAGTGAAACCACCGCTATTGACGGCTAACCCCGCATACAATCCACTCCGCTCTCCCACAAAATACACGTTACCGGATTCATAAAATTCATCAGTTTCATGAATTTCATAATCAATATTGAGAACAATCAGGCGGGCATGGGCCTGCAAAATGGCACCTGTCAGCAACATGTAACGAACATCATCTTCATGCATAAACAAGACAATGCCGGACTGTTTTGAAACTCCTGCCTGAAATCCGAATCCGACCGACCCCTTGGTCATAAAAACCGGCCCAGTCCAACCTTCATCCGTCGAGGCCATCAAAACTGCGTTGCCACCACCTATGGACACAAGTAGGCTCGCCTCGCCAATGGCGGGAATGATCAACACGCCCTTGGCCTTGTTGATCATCTTGCCGATGACACCTTCGTGATCATTCCGAATCGTCGTTTCAAGGACGTTCGCAGCCTCATCCACCAGTGCATTTGCAGCGGCAATATCACCATCTGCGCCACGGGTGGTTTTCCCGGCGCATCCAGCCATCAGGATGAATCCCAGTATCAGGAGCCAAATAAAACAGTGACGTGTATCCATGAGAATGGCCTAAAGGGAGTGTGTCCCTGTGTCAAGAACGTTTGCGGAGATGGCGTACGTCTCCAACGCGAACCGTCAATTTCTCTTTATCAAAATACTCCAGTATCGGAATAAGATACTTACGCGAGAGCCCTGTTATTTCCTTACAGTCA
This genomic window contains:
- a CDS encoding lipid-binding SYLF domain-containing protein — translated: MDTRHCFIWLLILGFILMAGCAGKTTRGADGDIAAANALVDEAANVLETTIRNDHEGVIGKMINKAKGVLIIPAIGEASLLVSIGGGNAVLMASTDEGWTGPVFMTKGSVGFGFQAGVSKQSGIVLFMHEDDVRYMLLTGAILQAHARLIVLNIDYEIHETDEFYESGNVYFVGERSGLYAGLAVNSGGFTDRTVLNEAYTGVKGGGPRAILLEQKIQPEAAKRLRELLDTAKAAE